Proteins co-encoded in one Callospermophilus lateralis isolate mCalLat2 chromosome 2, mCalLat2.hap1, whole genome shotgun sequence genomic window:
- the LOC143389679 gene encoding mas-related G-protein coupled receptor member X1-like — protein sequence MNMICAISTERCLSVLCPIWYHCHRPRHTSAVICALLWALSMFLSILCMVICFSINIPADDCRKVEFTIASWLVILFVILSVSSLALMGRMLCGSQKKPLTRLYVTILLTVLVFLLCGLPFGVTVFLLWWTEIDFQAFLCFSLVSTVLSYVNSSANPIIYFFVGSYRQQVQRQNLKLVLERALQDTPGKDESGGSLSQGTLEMSGSRVEQR from the coding sequence ATGAACATGATCTGTGCTATTAGCACTGAGCGCTGCCTGTCAGTCCTGTGTCCCATTTGGTACCACTGTCATCGCCCAAGACACACATCAGCTGTCATATGTGCCCTGCTCTGGGCCCTGTCTATGTTTCTGAGCATCCTATGTATGGTCATTTGTTTTTCTATCAATATACCTGCAGATGATTGTAGAAAAGTTGAATTCACTATAGCGTCATGGCTGGTTATTTTATTTGTGATTCTATCAGTGTCCAGCCTGGCTCTGATGGGTAGGATGCTCTGTGGATCCCAGAAGAAACCTCTGACCAGGCTGTATGTTACCATCCTGCTCACAGTGTTGGTTTTCCTCCTCTGTGGTCTGCCCTTCGGTGTCACTGTGTTCCTGTTATGGTGGACGGAGATTGACTTCCAGGCATTTTTGTGCTTTTCTCTGGTTTCaactgttttgtcctatgttaACAGCTCTGCCAACCCCATCATTTACTTCTTTGTTGGCTCCTATAGGCAGCAGGTGCAGAGGCAGAACCTCAAGCTGGTGCTTGAGCGGGCTCTGCAGGACACTCCTGGGAAGGATGAAAGTGGAGGCAGCCTTTCCCAGGGAACCCTGGAGATGTCAGGCAGTAGAGTGGAGCAGAGATGA